A DNA window from Triticum urartu cultivar G1812 unplaced genomic scaffold, Tu2.1 TuUngrouped_contig_6382, whole genome shotgun sequence contains the following coding sequences:
- the LOC125530533 gene encoding very-long-chain (3R)-3-hydroxyacyl-CoA dehydratase PASTICCINO 2A, which produces MAGVGSAVRRLYLAVYNWVVFVGWAQVLYYAVTALLGGGHEGVYAAVERPLQLAQTAAVMEILHGLVGLVRSPVTATLPQIGSRLFLTWGILWSFPETQSHILVTSLVISWSITEIIRYSFFGLKETLGFAPSWLLWLRYSTFLILYPTGILSEVGLIYIALPYIKVSEKYLVKMPNKWNFSFDYFYTCAIAIGVYVPGGPHMFTYMLAQRKKALSKAKTA; this is translated from the exons ATGGCCGGCGTCGGGTCGGCGGTGCGGCGGCTCTACCTCGCCGTCTACAACTGGGTCGTCTTCGTCGGATG GGCGCAGGTGCTCTACTACGCGGTGACGGCGCTGCTGGGCGGCGGCCATGAGGGCGTCTACGCCGCCGTCGAGCGCCCGCTGCAACTCGCGCAGACCGCCGCCGTCATGGAG ATTCTTCATGGGCTTGTAG GGTTGGTAAGGTCTCCTGTCACTGCAACCCTTCCACAAATAGGATCAAGGTTGTTTCTTACATGGGGCATCTTGTGGAGCTTTCCTGAG ACACAATCTCATATTCTTGTAACTTCTTTGGTCATAAGCTGGTCCATCACGGAG ATCATCAGATATTCCTTCTTTGGCCTGAAGGAGACGCTTGGGTTTGCACCTTCCTGGCTTTTATGGCTCAG GTATAGCACATTTCTGATATTGTATCCTACCGGTATCCTTAGCGAGGTCGGTCTGATCTACATTGCTCTTCCTTACATTAAG GTATCCGAGAAATACCTTGTTAAGATGCCTAACAAATGGAATTTCTCCTTTGACTACTTTTACACATGTGCTATCGCCATCGGTGTCTATGTTCCAG GTGGGCCGCACATGTTCACGTATATGCTTGCCCAGAGGAAGAAGGCCCTGTCAAAGGCAAAGACTGCATGA